One genomic window of Paenibacillus xylanilyticus includes the following:
- a CDS encoding ABC transporter permease: MKQGKLKARGRLGTGAMYHMMMLPGILFLLVFSYIPMVGVITAFQDYVPAKGMFGSEFVGLKHFIYMFKLPDIAQVISNTLVIAIAKILLGTLMAIIFSVLLNEIRVKYVKKSVQTIVYLPHFLSWVVLASVVVNMFSLDGIVNQMLAFFGLDHINFLGSNTWFQPLIIGTDVWKEFGYSSIVYLAAITSIDPGLYEAAGMDGASWWRKVWHITLPGMLPIILLMGVMSLTNILSAGFDQIYNLYNPVVYETGDILDTYVYRIGLVGRQYSFGTAVGLFKSVIGIVLLLSANQLAKKYTDRKIF; the protein is encoded by the coding sequence ATGAAACAGGGGAAATTAAAAGCAAGAGGACGGCTCGGCACAGGTGCCATGTACCATATGATGATGCTGCCGGGTATTTTGTTTTTGCTTGTATTCAGCTATATACCAATGGTCGGTGTCATTACGGCTTTTCAGGACTATGTACCAGCCAAGGGCATGTTCGGCTCTGAATTTGTCGGGCTGAAGCATTTTATTTATATGTTCAAACTCCCGGATATCGCTCAGGTCATCAGCAATACGCTAGTCATTGCCATTGCCAAGATTCTGCTCGGAACATTGATGGCGATCATATTTTCCGTATTGTTGAATGAAATCCGTGTTAAATACGTTAAAAAATCCGTGCAGACGATCGTTTATCTGCCGCACTTTCTATCCTGGGTTGTACTCGCATCCGTCGTGGTCAACATGTTCAGTTTGGATGGAATCGTGAACCAAATGCTCGCGTTCTTTGGCCTGGATCATATCAATTTCCTGGGCAGCAACACGTGGTTCCAGCCACTGATTATAGGAACAGACGTCTGGAAGGAATTTGGTTATAGTTCCATCGTTTATTTGGCTGCTATTACGTCGATTGATCCCGGTCTATATGAAGCGGCAGGAATGGATGGAGCCAGTTGGTGGAGAAAAGTATGGCATATTACGCTGCCGGGTATGCTGCCTATTATTCTGCTCATGGGTGTAATGAGCCTGACCAACATTTTGAGTGCCGGCTTTGATCAAATCTATAACCTCTATAACCCGGTAGTGTATGAAACGGGCGATATTCTGGATACTTACGTGTACCGCATTGGTCTCGTTGGACGACAGTACAGCTTCGGTACGGCTGTGGGATTGTTCAAATCCGTGATCGGTATCGTGCTGCTCTTGTCTGCGAATCAACTCGCCAAAAAATATACTGACAGAAAAATTTTCTAA
- a CDS encoding extracellular solute-binding protein, translated as MRTKWSMKSKPLTKRLAVLSMSALMVTALAACGGASTPPTAEEAGKYEVTPGDPFSAYKDEITVTMGRVTTANPKLPAGDTYENNAYTRLVKDTFNAQITDQFEANGEDYSRQVSLAIASGELPDMMRVDSKDELKELVDNDLIEDLTTIYDQYATDNIKQIYDSYDGRALDNATIDGRLMGLPATSLDSAPTMVWVRQDWLDLLGIQLDPDGDGAISLEEVEKTAQEFLKRDPGQTGNPVGIPFVNTLNTTDYNASAYTMLGVASTQGAFPQYWMNGEDGKIVYGSTTEETKQMLGIMADWFKNGIIDPQFGTRTFDDITALYTNGQSGIAFGPWHIPDWGLISVKQMDKNAKFSAYTLEDADGNVNVAHANPSNQFIVVRKGYEHPELAVKIVNLFYDKLANDKDVATTMPEAAKYQETGVDGSTRPFNIEVNSATSLLDDYSDVVRGIKGEIGLDEVRTTESKNNIGSIKTYLSDMDTDDVTAWSKYHSRINGVGLIDKLTQENKFVWMTPAFSGTTSSMKQTWANLTKLEQESFIKIVTGSEPLDYFDTFVSNWKKQGGDQVIQEIEDEIASKQ; from the coding sequence ATGAGAACAAAATGGTCCATGAAAAGCAAACCGCTCACGAAACGTCTGGCCGTGCTGTCGATGTCTGCGCTGATGGTTACAGCTCTCGCGGCATGTGGAGGCGCATCCACTCCTCCTACTGCAGAGGAAGCAGGCAAATATGAGGTAACTCCGGGGGATCCGTTCAGTGCCTACAAAGACGAAATCACCGTAACCATGGGACGTGTGACTACAGCCAATCCGAAACTGCCGGCTGGAGATACCTACGAGAACAACGCATATACGCGACTGGTTAAAGATACATTTAACGCTCAAATCACAGATCAATTTGAAGCCAATGGTGAAGATTACAGCCGTCAGGTATCGCTCGCCATAGCCTCTGGGGAATTGCCTGACATGATGCGTGTCGACTCCAAAGACGAACTGAAAGAACTGGTGGACAATGACCTGATTGAGGATCTGACAACCATTTACGATCAATACGCCACAGATAACATCAAGCAGATTTACGATTCCTATGATGGGCGTGCCTTAGATAATGCGACGATTGATGGTCGTTTGATGGGTCTTCCGGCGACGTCCCTGGATTCCGCACCAACGATGGTTTGGGTACGTCAAGATTGGCTGGATCTGCTGGGGATCCAACTCGATCCAGACGGAGATGGCGCCATCTCGCTCGAAGAAGTAGAGAAGACAGCACAGGAATTCCTGAAAAGAGATCCTGGTCAAACCGGTAATCCGGTCGGTATCCCTTTTGTCAACACACTGAATACCACAGATTACAATGCCTCTGCCTATACCATGCTGGGTGTTGCCTCAACCCAGGGGGCGTTCCCGCAATATTGGATGAATGGGGAAGACGGCAAAATTGTGTATGGTTCCACGACAGAAGAGACCAAGCAAATGCTGGGAATCATGGCGGACTGGTTCAAGAACGGCATCATTGATCCGCAATTCGGAACTCGGACGTTTGATGACATTACTGCACTCTATACCAATGGCCAGAGCGGTATCGCTTTTGGACCGTGGCATATCCCGGACTGGGGATTGATCAGCGTGAAGCAGATGGATAAAAATGCGAAGTTTTCGGCGTATACGTTGGAAGATGCAGACGGCAATGTGAACGTGGCACATGCTAATCCATCCAATCAGTTTATCGTGGTAAGAAAAGGGTATGAGCACCCTGAACTGGCAGTGAAGATTGTAAACCTGTTCTACGACAAACTGGCAAATGATAAAGATGTGGCAACAACCATGCCGGAAGCTGCCAAGTATCAGGAGACTGGGGTAGACGGTTCTACGAGACCGTTTAACATTGAAGTCAATTCCGCTACATCGCTGCTGGATGATTACTCTGATGTCGTTCGTGGAATTAAAGGGGAAATTGGTCTGGATGAGGTTCGCACAACCGAGTCGAAGAACAATATCGGAAGCATTAAAACGTATTTGAGCGACATGGATACGGATGACGTAACTGCTTGGTCCAAATACCATTCACGGATTAACGGCGTTGGACTGATCGACAAGCTGACACAGGAGAATAAATTCGTTTGGATGACTCCTGCTTTCTCTGGAACGACCTCAAGCATGAAACAAACGTGGGCCAATCTGACGAAGCTCGAGCAGGAATCGTTCATCAAAATTGTAACGGGTTCCGAACCGCTGGATTACTTCGATACATTCGTCAGCAACTGGAAGAAACAAGGCGGTGATCAAGTCATTCAGGAAATCGAAGACGAGATCGCATCGAAACAATAG
- a CDS encoding response regulator: MIKVLIVDDDKLVRKGISSAMPWNEFNMEVVGEASNGAKALDFLKSQPVDLMLTDLAMPVMSGIELMRATKQLYPELHIVVLTLHQDFDYIQEALRLGAIDYIAKVQLEKEQFEHVLHRIHTRITGLTSSIRKMPSTNEINVHYPNVYALVSQDRKSEQKWPVELTTDGDVIRWEVERNSWMWAASYDEQDPLFLQLKASMNQVPHSTLLVLSDVQERTWSQIKNWIMNYTEASLFYAYNPEHRVIAVSMNEEETFLKEPQDEDIDRIKQSWFQTPWTHHDTYYDQLIEQFTSLRLNKGQLMGLLYSLVMEWNHLFAQTTLGRISMIHGFDSWYEVERWIKQTAVVIRKADEQTSYSQEIIHAVKKAVMIMQDDLEQAYTASGLSQQLNISRSYFSQCFKDLMGKTFNEYSRFIRVEKSKEYLLNTNNTIFWIAERVGYTDEKYFSRIFRETTGLLPSEYRQQGRGVK; the protein is encoded by the coding sequence ATGATTAAGGTATTGATTGTGGATGACGATAAGCTGGTACGCAAAGGCATTAGCTCGGCGATGCCATGGAACGAATTCAATATGGAGGTTGTAGGAGAAGCAAGTAACGGAGCGAAAGCATTGGATTTCCTGAAATCCCAACCGGTCGATCTCATGTTAACGGACCTTGCAATGCCGGTCATGTCAGGTATTGAACTGATGCGAGCCACAAAACAGCTCTATCCGGAGCTTCATATTGTCGTGTTAACCTTGCATCAGGATTTCGATTATATCCAGGAAGCGCTGAGGTTGGGCGCCATTGATTATATAGCCAAGGTCCAGCTGGAGAAAGAGCAATTCGAACATGTTCTGCACCGGATCCATACTCGTATTACGGGGTTGACGAGTTCTATCCGCAAGATGCCTTCTACCAATGAAATCAATGTCCATTACCCGAATGTGTATGCACTCGTTTCCCAAGATCGCAAATCCGAACAGAAGTGGCCAGTGGAGCTGACCACCGATGGAGATGTGATCCGGTGGGAGGTTGAACGGAATAGCTGGATGTGGGCAGCTTCCTATGACGAGCAGGACCCGCTGTTTCTTCAGCTGAAAGCATCCATGAATCAAGTTCCTCATAGTACGTTATTGGTGTTGTCCGATGTACAAGAGAGAACATGGTCTCAAATCAAAAACTGGATTATGAATTATACAGAGGCATCTCTATTCTATGCGTACAACCCCGAACACCGAGTCATTGCCGTTTCGATGAACGAGGAAGAGACATTTTTAAAAGAACCGCAGGATGAGGACATAGACCGGATTAAGCAAAGTTGGTTCCAAACCCCATGGACTCATCATGACACATACTACGACCAACTCATTGAACAGTTTACCTCATTACGATTAAACAAGGGCCAGTTAATGGGGTTACTATACTCCCTCGTTATGGAATGGAATCACCTTTTTGCCCAAACAACGCTTGGAAGGATCTCGATGATTCATGGTTTCGATTCCTGGTACGAGGTTGAGAGATGGATTAAACAGACTGCTGTAGTTATTCGTAAGGCCGACGAACAGACTTCGTATTCCCAGGAAATCATCCATGCCGTGAAAAAAGCAGTGATGATCATGCAGGATGACTTGGAGCAGGCGTATACCGCTTCAGGTCTTTCCCAACAACTCAACATCAGCCGAAGTTATTTCAGTCAATGCTTCAAAGATCTGATGGGGAAAACCTTTAATGAGTATTCCAGGTTCATCCGGGTAGAGAAGTCGAAGGAGTATTTACTCAATACAAACAACACCATTTTCTGGATTGCCGAGCGAGTGGGATATACGGATGAAAAATATTTCAGCCGGATTTTCCGTGAAACGACTGGCCTTCTGCCAAGCGAATATCGGCAGCAAGGCAGAGGAGTCAAATAG
- a CDS encoding sensor histidine kinase, with translation MTLKKRIFLLFFLSAFIPFISIFAISYYTIDSIFANKIDDGIRSNLQQVTSSLENSITNLNHVTQQLSYRGTIGKKLDQFLKPSSDIFLLMEARDELKSELSVVTFTNPNIGLTLYYFQKDGTTQFGNFPIKDHFSPESLPVLFQTYGIKYYGPHISMNRFDDQLVLSALRRVQLPERDDVYIYVESGFRLTQDNLGYSQYNGALSHLILDGEGNIVYSEIPEAMKVGENFSSLTADPAKDGISRGYHWFKEDSSQKWSVVSVISQAQYQQEKNQWLLQILLVALFFLGFTVFLAWLLWKMVYKPLGLFHSEINGMSKNPQTTGNRARTQIPEFDFLLGEFSNMQHQIGDLFKEVQQKEKIRADLEVEKLLYQINPHFLMNTLDTVHWLAVMNGQGEIDKLVQSLNKLLYYNLGKLGQVSTMEEEIDALRQYLILQQIRYDFEFDVRITADEQVLQIPVPRFILQPLVENSLYHGLSDEGFIQIEVTCNTTLNIMIQDNGAGMSEETIHKLLNNRVAEQQKVGMGIGLNYVHRMLKSQYGDQAQLVIESELGTGTSILLILPIKGEDISA, from the coding sequence ATGACACTTAAAAAAAGGATCTTTTTATTGTTCTTCCTCAGTGCGTTTATCCCTTTTATCAGCATATTTGCGATTTCCTACTATACCATTGACTCCATTTTCGCAAATAAAATCGATGACGGCATCCGCAGCAATTTACAGCAGGTGACATCCTCACTGGAGAATTCAATCACCAATCTGAATCACGTTACACAGCAATTGTCCTACCGTGGAACCATTGGCAAAAAGCTGGATCAATTCCTGAAGCCTTCCTCGGATATCTTCCTATTGATGGAGGCGAGAGACGAGTTAAAAAGTGAGTTAAGTGTGGTCACGTTTACCAATCCGAACATTGGTTTGACCTTGTATTACTTCCAAAAGGATGGAACTACACAGTTTGGCAACTTCCCGATTAAGGATCACTTTTCTCCGGAGTCACTGCCTGTGCTCTTCCAGACCTATGGCATTAAATATTATGGACCGCATATCAGCATGAACCGGTTCGATGACCAACTCGTTCTGTCTGCTCTGCGAAGAGTACAACTGCCCGAAAGGGACGACGTGTACATTTACGTAGAGTCTGGCTTTCGTCTCACACAGGATAACCTGGGATACAGTCAGTACAACGGGGCTCTGTCTCATCTGATCCTGGATGGTGAAGGCAACATTGTGTACAGTGAGATACCGGAAGCGATGAAGGTCGGGGAGAATTTCTCCAGCTTGACAGCCGATCCTGCCAAGGACGGGATATCCCGGGGGTATCACTGGTTCAAGGAGGATTCATCACAGAAATGGAGCGTCGTTTCAGTTATTTCGCAGGCTCAATATCAGCAGGAGAAAAACCAGTGGTTACTTCAAATATTGCTGGTCGCATTATTTTTCCTTGGCTTTACCGTATTTCTAGCTTGGCTCCTGTGGAAGATGGTGTACAAACCACTTGGTTTGTTCCATTCGGAAATCAACGGGATGTCCAAAAACCCACAAACGACGGGGAACCGAGCTCGCACCCAAATACCCGAATTTGATTTTCTACTCGGTGAATTTTCGAACATGCAGCATCAAATTGGTGATCTCTTCAAGGAAGTGCAGCAGAAAGAAAAAATTCGTGCAGACCTGGAAGTGGAAAAGCTGCTCTATCAGATTAACCCGCACTTTCTGATGAATACACTGGATACGGTACACTGGCTGGCCGTCATGAACGGACAAGGGGAGATCGACAAGCTGGTACAGTCATTGAACAAGCTGCTTTATTACAACTTGGGCAAATTAGGGCAAGTATCCACGATGGAAGAGGAGATTGATGCATTAAGACAGTATCTGATTTTGCAGCAAATTCGGTATGATTTTGAATTCGACGTCCGTATTACTGCTGACGAACAAGTGCTTCAAATTCCTGTGCCTCGTTTTATTCTGCAACCGCTGGTTGAAAATTCACTCTATCATGGATTGAGTGACGAAGGCTTTATTCAAATTGAAGTCACATGTAATACAACATTGAACATTATGATACAGGATAATGGTGCAGGCATGAGCGAGGAAACCATTCATAAACTGCTGAACAACCGTGTAGCTGAACAACAAAAAGTAGGAATGGGCATTGGACTCAATTACGTTCACCGCATGTTGAAATCACAATATGGGGACCAAGCACAATTGGTCATCGAGAGTGAATTAGGAACGGGGACAAGCATACTGCTCATACTGCCCATTAAAGGAGAAGATATCTCAGCATGA
- a CDS encoding class I SAM-dependent methyltransferase, which translates to MNPKLQKKINNLENIERFPAEELLELLPIKKTDNVLDLGAGTGYISMSIAERVNTVYALDNDKDVLEYLETQATERGITNITSVVGDFREIPLDNQVLDIAIASISLHEVKPLATALKEVNRILKDRGLFLCIELEKSETSTGPRVSSNDMEMEMLDAGFTIVNKIYPSTQIANQSVYIILAQK; encoded by the coding sequence ATGAATCCAAAATTACAAAAGAAAATTAACAACTTAGAAAATATCGAAAGATTTCCTGCAGAGGAACTATTGGAGCTGCTGCCTATCAAGAAAACCGACAATGTATTGGACCTTGGAGCGGGCACTGGCTATATTTCCATGTCCATTGCTGAACGAGTGAACACCGTATATGCGCTAGACAATGATAAGGATGTTCTTGAATATTTGGAAACCCAAGCGACGGAGAGAGGTATTACGAATATTACATCTGTTGTAGGTGACTTCAGAGAAATTCCGTTAGATAACCAGGTTCTTGATATAGCTATTGCATCCATTTCTTTACACGAAGTTAAGCCTCTTGCAACAGCTTTGAAAGAGGTCAACAGAATATTGAAAGACAGAGGCTTGTTCTTATGTATCGAATTAGAAAAGTCAGAGACTTCTACGGGTCCGAGAGTTTCTTCCAACGATATGGAAATGGAAATGCTTGATGCTGGCTTCACCATTGTTAATAAGATCTACCCGTCGACCCAAATTGCCAACCAATCTGTCTATATAATTCTTGCTCAAAAGTAA
- the rsgA gene encoding ribosome small subunit-dependent GTPase A yields the protein MIDLKTYGYTEIDAVQGGLLPGRVTELRRERFTVMTERGEVTAVLKGTFYHGAATRVDFPCVGDFVLLHYNESGDSLIATVLPRRSKFSRADYSGHATGYTKTVLEQVVATNFDYVFILSSLNGDFNVSRIMRYLTQARQSGGQPVIILTKADLAPDYTIPLSEVTESIPGVPVHAICSHSAMGLNELNAYFMPGKTIVFLGMSGVGKSSLLNALMEQNVMKVQEIREVDSRGRHTTTHRQLFMLPSGSMVIDTPGMRELGLFDADEGLRTSFTDVEAWFPQCRFADCRHQTEPGCAVLTAIADGSLSRERWEHYLAQLHENRYVQDKTSYLMNKRARSKTLAMYSKNMKKNGGKKI from the coding sequence ATGATTGATTTGAAAACCTATGGATATACAGAGATAGATGCAGTGCAAGGCGGGTTATTGCCCGGCAGGGTGACAGAGCTTAGGCGCGAGCGCTTCACGGTCATGACCGAGCGCGGGGAAGTAACAGCGGTTCTTAAAGGAACCTTTTATCACGGCGCGGCAACACGTGTGGACTTTCCATGCGTCGGGGATTTTGTCTTGCTGCACTACAACGAGAGCGGAGACTCGCTCATCGCTACAGTACTGCCCCGCCGCTCCAAATTCTCACGCGCGGATTACTCCGGTCATGCCACGGGTTATACCAAAACCGTGTTGGAACAGGTCGTTGCAACCAACTTTGACTATGTGTTTATCCTTTCATCGCTGAATGGAGATTTCAACGTTTCCCGCATCATGCGGTACCTGACACAAGCCAGGCAGAGCGGCGGTCAGCCGGTCATCATTCTGACCAAGGCTGATCTCGCCCCAGATTATACTATCCCACTCTCCGAAGTCACAGAAAGTATTCCTGGTGTGCCGGTTCACGCAATCTGCAGTCATTCAGCCATGGGACTGAATGAACTCAATGCCTATTTCATGCCTGGCAAAACAATTGTCTTTCTCGGTATGTCTGGCGTTGGTAAATCGTCTCTCCTCAATGCATTAATGGAACAGAACGTAATGAAGGTGCAGGAGATCCGGGAGGTCGACAGCCGGGGGCGGCATACAACAACCCATCGTCAGCTGTTCATGCTTCCCTCCGGAAGTATGGTCATCGACACCCCGGGTATGCGGGAGCTTGGTCTTTTTGATGCCGATGAAGGCTTACGCACAAGTTTTACCGATGTGGAGGCATGGTTCCCTCAATGCCGATTCGCGGATTGCCGCCATCAGACCGAGCCCGGTTGTGCTGTTCTTACCGCGATTGCCGACGGTTCGTTGTCTCGTGAGCGGTGGGAACATTATCTCGCCCAACTCCATGAGAACAGGTATGTCCAGGATAAAACGAGTTACCTCATGAACAAGAGGGCGAGAAGCAAAACGCTCGCCATGTATAGCAAGAACATGAAAAAAAACGGGGGTAAGAAGATATGA
- a CDS encoding phosphotransferase yields the protein MNIKSETLNAVLHRIFEREIISADYQTTPLHGGTVGNVNLVTGVAETSESEKLSYRIVLKIQKQWNRYNDPGSWRREYDLYASELGETFSNALRWPTCYYAEMNTEEDEFHLWLEYIDGVSGLDLTGDMYEQAALELGRFQGKLYAKQPAVLQSLTNLSHANLMKNTYLHYRSWPVVYDYIRSEDCAFPQHVRQMLIDIDEHADEIFDRIEKLPLVLCHRDFWVTNLIYADGKIALIDWDTSGWGYLGEDLASLIADEADVHSMVDYYKRCVPAYYQGFSEYADAPPVADHCVYEMILLVFGYRFVESYLHTEDDEEKIKLVQMLQTIHEMKNITV from the coding sequence ATGAATATCAAATCCGAAACGCTGAACGCTGTCTTACACAGAATATTTGAGAGAGAGATCATCTCGGCCGATTACCAAACCACCCCTCTACATGGCGGTACAGTGGGAAATGTAAACTTGGTGACGGGGGTTGCCGAAACATCCGAGAGCGAAAAATTGTCATACCGCATCGTGCTAAAAATTCAGAAGCAATGGAATCGTTACAATGATCCAGGCTCATGGCGCCGGGAATATGACCTCTATGCATCTGAATTGGGTGAAACCTTCTCCAATGCCTTGCGCTGGCCAACATGTTATTACGCCGAGATGAATACCGAAGAAGATGAATTCCATCTATGGCTTGAATATATTGATGGCGTATCCGGTTTAGACTTGACCGGTGACATGTATGAACAGGCCGCGCTGGAACTGGGACGCTTTCAAGGTAAACTGTATGCCAAACAACCTGCTGTGCTGCAGAGCCTGACTAACCTGAGCCATGCAAACCTCATGAAAAACACCTATCTGCACTACCGGTCATGGCCGGTTGTCTACGACTATATACGTTCAGAGGACTGCGCATTCCCGCAGCATGTGCGGCAAATGCTGATCGACATTGATGAGCACGCAGACGAAATATTTGACCGCATCGAAAAACTCCCCCTTGTGCTGTGCCATAGGGACTTCTGGGTGACCAACTTGATCTATGCTGATGGGAAAATTGCGCTCATTGATTGGGATACATCGGGTTGGGGCTACTTGGGCGAAGATTTAGCAAGTCTGATTGCGGATGAAGCGGATGTTCATTCCATGGTCGATTACTACAAGCGGTGTGTTCCCGCGTATTACCAGGGATTTTCTGAATATGCAGATGCACCCCCTGTTGCAGACCATTGCGTCTATGAAATGATCCTGCTCGTCTTTGGATACAGGTTTGTGGAGAGTTATCTCCACACAGAGGATGATGAAGAGAAGATAAAACTTGTTCAAATGCTCCAAACAATCCATGAAATGAAGAACATCACTGTTTAA
- a CDS encoding DEAD/DEAH box helicase, producing the protein MNVVTKLMSELKDRDSRRQLKGYRDQVKLIRKRNLEAWDDEQLQEESHRLKEEALGGRALDELLVDAYALVCEVAKRKLGLNPYDVQIMAAIALHERFLIEQHTGEGKTLSAVMPAYLNALTGQGVHVLTFNDYLANRDAEWMGPIYRFLGLSVNSVQAGMNLYEKKNAYASDITYVTAKEAGFDYLRDTIALNEVDQVHRPFHFVIVDEADSLLLDEARVPLVISGESGSSNNDDIRFAKVAQQLKQGEHYEFDEFQRNVYLNEAGSAKAESLLRCGNLYDSYNTHLLTSLNCALHVETLLKRDVDYIVRDGGIELIDEYTGRVAENRFLPDGLQAALVAKEGLQWTVGGKILGTITIQHFISLYPGICGMTATAHASAMEFEHIYALQVMRIPPYQPNIRIDHPHRIYTHIEAKRKALVQEISSVHVTGRPILIGTSSVEESDDLAEALAKVNVHCHVLNAKNDAKEAGIIAKAGEIGAVTVSTNMAGRGVDIRLGGGNPEQAGLVAKLGGLYVISTYVNESVRIDDQLRGRCGRQGDPGSSVFFVSLEDELMVQFGIHKLVHVPRQDEALDDTVLLSKIEHIQRVIMGQNFDIHLELNSYSDMVEDQRRILYAERLKILKGDIPMSPSEQRIRLFYIDEFWAEHLAYVSYLRESIHLESIASRNPIDQFHMQITQAYEQISVKIDQASQKMLLRLGDSNDPSEWEKLGLKSPASTRTYIINDQYSENRRSLWTGTTVFAFWGSQILRWALWPVYKKSK; encoded by the coding sequence GTGAATGTAGTCACCAAGTTGATGAGTGAACTCAAAGATCGCGATAGCCGGCGGCAGTTGAAAGGCTATCGTGACCAAGTGAAACTCATCAGAAAAAGGAATTTGGAGGCCTGGGACGATGAACAACTTCAAGAGGAATCACATCGACTGAAAGAGGAAGCGTTAGGAGGCAGAGCTTTGGATGAGCTGCTTGTCGATGCCTACGCTTTAGTCTGCGAGGTGGCGAAGAGAAAGCTCGGATTAAATCCGTACGATGTACAGATCATGGCAGCCATCGCTCTGCATGAGAGATTTCTAATCGAGCAGCACACGGGTGAAGGAAAAACACTCTCCGCTGTTATGCCTGCTTATCTAAATGCGCTGACAGGCCAAGGCGTGCATGTGCTGACGTTCAACGATTATTTGGCCAACCGAGATGCCGAGTGGATGGGACCGATCTATCGCTTTCTTGGGTTAAGTGTAAACTCAGTTCAAGCGGGCATGAATCTGTACGAGAAAAAGAATGCCTACGCTAGCGATATCACCTATGTGACAGCAAAAGAAGCAGGATTTGATTACTTACGAGACACGATCGCGCTCAACGAAGTTGATCAGGTTCATCGTCCGTTCCACTTCGTCATCGTCGACGAAGCGGATTCGCTGCTTCTTGATGAAGCACGGGTGCCGCTAGTTATTAGTGGAGAGTCGGGCTCTTCCAATAATGATGACATACGTTTCGCAAAAGTGGCTCAGCAGCTTAAACAAGGAGAGCATTACGAATTCGATGAATTCCAACGGAACGTTTACTTGAATGAAGCAGGCTCAGCGAAGGCAGAGTCACTGCTCAGATGCGGCAATCTGTATGACAGCTATAATACACATTTGTTAACGTCATTAAATTGTGCGCTGCATGTGGAAACGTTACTAAAAAGAGACGTCGATTACATCGTCCGAGACGGTGGAATCGAGTTGATTGACGAATATACTGGCCGAGTGGCTGAAAACAGGTTTTTACCGGACGGACTGCAAGCCGCGCTTGTAGCCAAAGAAGGGCTGCAGTGGACGGTAGGCGGGAAAATTCTCGGCACGATTACCATTCAACACTTCATTAGCCTGTATCCGGGCATTTGCGGAATGACGGCTACAGCGCATGCTTCTGCAATGGAATTTGAACATATCTATGCGCTGCAGGTCATGCGAATTCCGCCGTACCAACCCAATATACGGATTGACCACCCGCACCGAATTTACACTCATATAGAAGCCAAACGAAAAGCGCTTGTACAAGAAATCTCGTCTGTCCATGTGACGGGACGTCCGATTCTCATTGGTACATCCAGTGTTGAGGAGTCCGATGACTTAGCGGAAGCGCTGGCGAAGGTAAATGTACATTGCCATGTTTTAAATGCAAAAAACGACGCAAAAGAAGCCGGAATTATCGCTAAAGCAGGAGAAATTGGTGCCGTAACTGTTTCTACAAATATGGCAGGACGAGGCGTAGACATTCGGCTCGGAGGCGGAAATCCTGAGCAGGCAGGATTGGTCGCCAAACTGGGAGGCTTATACGTAATCAGTACATATGTGAATGAAAGCGTGCGGATTGACGATCAACTACGCGGGCGTTGCGGCCGCCAGGGCGACCCGGGATCCTCCGTATTTTTCGTAAGTTTGGAAGATGAGTTAATGGTTCAGTTCGGCATCCATAAATTGGTTCACGTACCTAGGCAGGATGAGGCACTCGATGATACGGTTCTTCTCAGTAAAATCGAGCATATTCAGCGCGTTATTATGGGTCAGAACTTTGATATTCATCTGGAACTGAACAGTTATTCGGATATGGTGGAAGATCAGAGGCGAATCCTATACGCCGAACGACTTAAGATTTTAAAAGGCGATATACCGATGAGCCCCTCGGAACAGAGGATACGTCTTTTTTATATCGATGAGTTCTGGGCGGAACATCTGGCATATGTTTCTTACCTTCGCGAAAGCATCCACTTGGAGAGCATAGCCAGCCGCAATCCAATCGACCAATTTCATATGCAAATCACCCAGGCCTACGAGCAAATTTCGGTTAAAATCGATCAGGCATCTCAGAAGATGCTTCTAAGACTTGGAGATTCAAATGATCCATCGGAGTGGGAAAAGCTCGGTCTGAAAAGCCCTGCATCGACAAGGACTTATATTATCAACGATCAGTACAGCGAAAACAGACGCAGCTTATGGACTGGAACGACCGTCTTTGCTTTTTGGGGCAGCCAAATTTTGAGATGGGCACTATGGCCGGTGTATAAGAAGTCAAAATAG